A single genomic interval of Cucumis sativus cultivar 9930 chromosome 5, Cucumber_9930_V3, whole genome shotgun sequence harbors:
- the LOC101214278 gene encoding 7-deoxyloganetic acid glucosyltransferase, with the protein MKGEPQAPHVLIFPLPFQGHINSMLKLAELLSIAGITVTFLNTPHFQSQLTRHSDVLSRFSRFPTFRFHTIIDGLPPDHPRTIEFFAQIISSLDSITKPIFRNWLVSGHFGSNLTCVVLDGFLKNFIDGDEDEVKQPIFGFRTVSACSVWTYLCAPHLIEDGQLPIRGEEDMDRMITNLPGMENLLRCRDLPGLCRVTDTNDSVLQYTLKQTQGSYQFHALILNSFEDLEGPILSKIRTNLCPNLYTIGPLHSLLKTKLSHETESLNNLWEVDRTCLAWLDNQPPGSVIYVSFGSITVMGNEGLMEFWHGLVNSGRNFLWVIRPDLVSGKNGEIEIPADLEEGTKQRGYVVGWAPQEKVLSHEAVGGFLTHSGWNSTLESIVAGKAMVCWPYTADQQVNSRFVSNVWKLGVDMKDMCDREIVAKMVNEVMVNRKEEFKRSAIEMANLARRSVSLGGSSYADFDRLVNEIRLLSLRQ; encoded by the exons ATGAAAGGAGAACCACAAGCTCCCCATGTTCTAATCTTTCCTCTTCCCTTCCAAGGCCATATCAACTCCATGTTGAAGCTGGCAGAACTCCTTTCAATAGCAGGCATCACTGTTACATTCCTCAACACCCCTCACTTCCAAAGCCAACTCACTCGCCACTCCGATGTTCTCTCTCGCTTCTCTCGCTTTCCCACCTTTCGCTTCCACACCATCATCGATGGCCTTCCACCTGACCACCCTCGAACGATTGAGTTCTTCGCCCAAATCATATCCTCCTTGGACTCCATCACCAAGCCAATTTTCAGAAACTGGCTGGTTTCTGGGCATTTCGGTTCCAATCTCACTTGCGTCGTGCTCGATGGTTTCCTTAAGAATTTTATTGATGGCGATGAAGATGAAGTTAAACAGCCTATATTTGGGTTTCGTACTGTCAGTGCTTGTTCTGTTTGGACTTATCTTTGTGCTCCTCATCTCATTGAAGATGGCCAACTTCCTATTAGAG GTGAGGAAGATATGGACAGAATGATCACGAACCTACCAGGTATGGAAAATCTTCTTAGATGCAGAGACCTTCCTGGTTTATGCCGAGTCACAGACACAAACGACTCTGTTCTTCAATACACTCTCAAACAAACTCAAGGAAGCTATCAGTTTCACGCCCTCATACTGAATTCATTCGAAGATTTGGAAGGACCCATTCTCTCTAAAATTCGAACTAATTTATGCCCAAATCTGTACACTATCGGACCCCTTCATTCCCTTCTCAAAACCAAACTCTCCCACGAAACAGAGTCTCTCAACAATCTCTGGGAAGTGGACCGGACCTGCTTGGCATGGCTGGACAATCAACCGCCGGGATCCGTCATTTACGTTAGTTTTGGAAGCATTACTGTGATGGGAAATGAAGGGCTCATGGAGTTTTGGCATGGATTGGTGAATAGTGGGAGGAATTTCTTGTGGGTCATACGGCCTGACCTTGTGAGTGGCAAAAATGGGGAGATTGAAATACCGGCGGATTTGGAGGAGGGGACGAAACAGAGAGGGTACGTGGTGGGGTGGGCACCGCAAGAGAAAGTGCTTTCGCACGAAGCAGTTGGTGGGTTTTTGACTCACAGTGGTTGGAATTCGACTTTAGAAAGCATAGTAGCAGGGAAGGCGATGGTTTGTTGGCCGTATACGGCGGATCAGCAAGTGAACAGTAGATTTGTAAGCAATGTGTGGAAATTGGGAGTTGATATGAAGGATATGTGCGATAGAGAAATTGTGGCAAAAATGGTGAATGAGGTTATGGTGAATAGAAAAGAGGAATTTAAGAGATCGGCGATTGAGATGGCTAATTTGGCAAGGCGAAGTGTGAGCCTCGGTGGATCGTCGTATGCTGATTTTGATCGTCTAGTAAACGAGATAAGATTGTTGAGCCTCAGGCAATAG
- the LOC101214035 gene encoding 7-deoxyloganetic acid glucosyltransferase — MEEPQSTSPHVLLFPAPAQGHLNVMLKLAELLSLSSIRVTFLTTEHSYRQLTLHSDVLPRFSLFPSFQFRTISDGLPLSHPRTFSHHLPEMLHSFVSVTKPLFRDMLLSPHFSSDLTCLILDGFFSYLLDIDDDFVKVPVFCFRTFGACSTWTILSIPNLIKQEQLTIKGEEDMDRILDNVPGMENLLRRRDLPGFCRATDPNNDLILQFIVSAFIRSTKFSALIMNTFEDLEGPILSNIRTLCPNLYSIGPLHALLKTKLNHETESLNNLWEVDRSCLTWLDNQAAGSVIYVSFGSITVMGNRELLEFWHGLVNSGRRFLWVIRPDLVKGKNGEIEIPAELEEGTKQRGYMVGWTPQEKVLCHEAVGGFLTHSGWNSTLESIVAGKPMICWPYGFDQQVNSRFVSNVWNLGLDMKDLCDRETVAKMVNDVMVNRKEEFVRSATEIANLARRSVNPGGSSYANFDRLVEDIRNLSGQKTSVIVNK; from the exons ATGGAGGAACCACAATCAACCTCTCCCCatgttcttctctttcctGCCCCCGCCCAAGGCCACCTCAACGTCATGCTCAAGCTCGCCGAGCTTCTTTCCCTCTCCTCCATTCGTGTCACCTTCCTCACTACCGAACACTCCTACCGCCAACTCACCCTCCACTCCGACGTCCTCCCCCGCTTCTCCCTTTTTCCCTCCTTCCAATTCCGAACCATCTCCGACGGCCTTCCCCTATCCCACCCTCGCACTTTCTCCCACCACTTGCCTGAAATGCTCCACTCATTCGTATCCGTTACCAAGCCCTTGTTCAGAGACATGCTCCTTTCACCCCATTTCTCCTCCGATCTCACTTGCCTCATTCTCGACGGCTTCTTCAGCTACCTCCTTGATATCGATGACGATTTTGTTAAAGTACCCGTTTTCTGTTTTCGTACTTTTGGTGCTTGTTCTACCTGGACCATCCTCTCTATTCCTAATCTAATCAAACAGGAGCAACTTACGATTAAAG GGGAGGAAGATATGGATAGGATTCTAGATAACGTTCCCGGTATGGAGAATCTTCTCCGACGCAGAGATCTTCCTGGTTTTTGCAGAGCCACTGACCCAAACAATGACCTAATTCTTCAATTCATTGTGAGTGCGTTTATTCGAAGCACCAAATTCAGTGCCCTCATAATGAACACATTCGAGGATTTGGAAGGACCCATTCTCTCTAACATTCGAACTTTGTGCCCAAATCTGTACTCAATCGGACCTCTTCATGCCCTTCTCAAAACCAAACTCAACCACGAAACAGAATCTCTGAACAATCTGTGGGAGGTGGATCGGAGCTGTCTGACGTGGCTGGACAATCAAGCGGCGGGATCCGTGATTTATGTCAGTTTTGGTAGCATTACGGTGATGGGTAATCGCGAACTCTTGGAGTTTTGGCATGGATTGGTGAATAGTGGGAGGCGTTTTTTGTGGGTCATACGGCCGGACCTTGTGAAGGGCAAAAATGGGGAGATTGAAATTCCGGCGGAGTTGGAGGAGGGGACGAAACAGAGAGGGTACATGGTGGGATGGACACCGCAAGAGAAAGTGCTTTGTCATGAAGCAGTTGGCGGGTTTTTGACACACAGTGGTTGGAATTCGACATTGGAGAGCATAGTTGCAGGGAAGCCGATGATATGTTGGCCGTATGGATTTGATCAGCAGGTTAACAGTAGATTTGTGAGCAATGTGTGGAATTTGGGTTTGGATATGAAGGATTTGTGCGACAGAGAAACGGTGGCGAAAATGGTGAATGATGTTATGGTGAATAGGAAAGAGGAATTTGTGAGATCGGCGACTGAAATTGCTAATTTGGCAAGACGAAGTGTGAAC